The following DNA comes from Papaver somniferum cultivar HN1 chromosome 4, ASM357369v1, whole genome shotgun sequence.
GCTCCATACTCAGATCCATAATTCAATCTTTTTAGTTTCTTAGACAGAAACAGTGTTACATTCTGGACCTCCGCTGTCTTCGTCTTTGAAGACATCAATAATTTCTGTAAGATCAAGTTATTAGGACTCTATAATCACTGCTAAACTCATATTTTACATGAAACTAACTCTACAAGTAGCGAATTCATGAAAACAGATCTAAAGTAATAATATAGAAAATAGCACAAGCAAACCTTTAGCTTCAGCAATAAAGAATCTTCCACACTAGAAAGTGGCTTATCTAAGGCGCTATATGCTGCTTCAGAAATGGAGCATGCAGCCAATGAGCCCACAGGTTCGCCGCCACATCTTCTGTCACTGCCAGTACTAATCTGGCAAGATTTCTCATCCTCAGTGGATGTAACCTTATCAGATACACCATAAGAGAATTGGACAAGCTGGTTTCCATATGCATTCCTGACCGTCCCATCATACGCAAGGTATAAATCACGCATGTAGAACATAATCTTTCGACACAAAGTTCCTGGAATCTCAGCATTTTCTCCAAAAGAACTATCCCGGTTTGACACTGAATGCACATAACATTCTAAAGGGTCCAACCCACTCAGGAAAGAATTTTCAATCACGGCGTAAAGAATGTGGGATCCAGGAGTATCAACATCTCTATGATTCCTTGTAGAACATGAAAGCATGCTGGGCACTCTGAATGATAATGGAGCACTCGAATGTTGTAAACCAAGACACAGGCTTTGGTGAACTAATTTCAGTAAACTACCCTTGCTTCCAGATCGAACCATAGCAAGCATCGAGTTTTCCTTCGATGCATAATGGTACACCAGCCTTTGGACATCACGAAAGACATCCTGATATGCACCAATGTTTATTTCGGTCAAGTCATATAACCTGTTGTCATCATCCACTTCAAAAGTTTCACAATTATGAGTGTCTTCACTATCTCTCAGAAGATTCTCCATACACGTACGATTTATCAAAAAGTCCTTGGTTCGAAATGCTTGGGTAGCTTCTAGTAAACCCATGCTCACTTCCTCAACCATATTTCCTCTGGAGCATGAATTAGAAGATAGGTATATATCTGACAAAGAAACACTAAAACCCCTCATTGATATCCATTCCAACAAAATCTCCTGAGCAGAAAACAGGATGTCAAGAGTTTTATCCCCATAATTCCTGACCAGAGTAGAGTAAATGCTATCATCCGTATCTTGCAGCCAAGCAGACTCCAGTGAAGAAGATAGTATCTCTCCCTCAGATATACAAACACCATTCActggaaaatcaaaattaaagtcTTGGGGCATCAACATGCTCAGTAGCTGCTTACCAGTCCACATAGATATCTGAAAATTGGGTGCTTTAACAATAGCAGGAGAGCGAAAATGATGAGAAGCCAACATCTCTAACTGCTCGATGGGTCCCTGATGCAAGCACGCTTTATCCTCCCTCACTTCTGGTGTGGGTGCTTTCACAATGGCAGGAAAGGgggaaagatgaagagaaaacATTTCTAACTGCTGAATTTGTGCTTTTTTCAAGTAAACATCATCTTTCCTTAGCAAATAAGCAGCAGCTAAGCTATCATGACTCAATGAAAGTAGGCTCTGTCCATTTTGTCCATTTACTAGTTGCTGGTTCAAAGTAACAAGCTCCCTCAACTCCACCCTGGAGTCAATGGATTGTGGAACATAACATTGAAGACAATCACCATCAAAATCTCCACGGAGAGGATCACATATAAGAGGGTTTAAGGAAGCAACTGAGCCTGTTGGAAGGATCTTAACAGACAAAGCAATTATAGAGTGTTGATGCAAAGATGGAGGTCGATTAATCATCACAAGATCGCCTTCTTCTAAAGGCCTATAGACAGCGTCACCAATTTTCAGATCGTCCGTCTTGAACACGCAAGCCTTTTTACCCTTTCTCCTTACAATAAGGACTCCCTTTTCCAGAAGACGGGAATTGGCACACATATTTAACTTTTGCCAATTCCACGAGTTTAGGCACTCAGTAACCTCCAACCTTTCTGCAATATCATTTGGTATACCAATTTCACCCAATTTGACCCTCGGGTCACCAACAATAACCATACGGAAAGAATTATCCGTCATCTTGCCAAGCATAACATCTTTAACCCATTGATGACCAGTTTTGGAAGAATCGGGTTTCTtctttgaaaaatcaaatttattgtTGAAAGAATCTAGTTTATTGCTGGACGACTTTCCACTGTTTAGCTGCAGTAAGAATacatgaacaaaataaataagggGATAACCAAAGTGTTAACAATCAAAGTTGATTGTGGAGCTTAGGGACCTATTATAATTCAGTTGATTTATCATTCCAGTTAGTGTTTGGAATTCTAAATACTTGTTACTGTTTTACTTGCCTTGGAAACACTTAAGCAGTCGGCCACGCGGGAGCCAAGTTCATTAGCACTTCTTTTAAAATCAACAAGCCTTTTGTAAGCTTTGGTACGATCATCCTGGCAAAAAACCGAGTTACGGAAGAATTATAAGACAAAAAATAAACATGAAGTCACCAAAAGATGGCAACCAACCAGGCACCTTTCCCTGAGACGAGAAACAATACTTACAAAAATCATACTCTGCCCAGTAGTGAGTAGATTTGCCATCTCCACCACGCGGCCACAATTGGGTGTAACTGGTATTGCAGAAAGAAAAAGCAATATTCGCTTTGGAACTACGCTTTTGACGAAGTTCGGATCAACATCCTTCAATATATTACAAACCTGAAAATGGGGACAAAGAAGATCATGGATCGATACATAAATCAAAGTACAACAGAGAAGGAACCACGATGAGAGCATGAGAACACCATATATGAGGGAATTTGTTTTCTACTCATTCTGACTGCCGGTTATGTTGGTCATACAATTGGTCAGAAGTCTATCACACTACAATACTTACCTGCACAGAAACCGCTTCAGGGGCCTAATCCATTAGTTACCGTTATCAATTGTTTTGCTAAGGTCATCTTGGAGCTCTACCCTTTAACTAGGAAAGGATGCTATAGCCTATCGGTCTTAAAGAAATTTCATCTTCCATGTATTCTAATCTTATAGAGATATAAGTGTAGGCATGAAGCTGTGCATCAGAGTATATTCTATCAAAAGAATATGAATGAGAATGAAGTACCACACATGATGTTACCTGTAATGGTGTCAGAGATCTTCTGTGGGATTTATAATCAGCTTCTACTTGTTGTGGGTCTTTCATAATAAAATCCCAGTAATCCATTGGCAGTTCAAGACCCTTATTGAAGTACTTCCTAGGAATCTTTTCTGTCACTTCtacaataatttctgaaatattctttccaaaataatctcttgcACCCGCAGCTTTAAACTTCATTTTAGGATACCAATCAGTTGAGCTTTTCTGTTTCATGAACAAATCATTCTTTTAAATGAAGTAGCAAAAAGGATAGTGGTGGGCTTAGAAACCTTCATTGGGAGggtaaaataaaaggaaaatacTAAAATAGGGACAAATGCAACACACTTACAACACAATATTTGCACGTAAATTGTTGAGCATAATATGGCGAAGCTGAAGTTTCTGTCATTGAGCTCGGGCCCTAGTACACATGCACAAGTAGATTAAGACTTCAGCTCTACCATCAGCAAGACATGGAGTATTTGCATATATACCAATAAAGATTAAATCAAATAAAACTTAAACCAAGAACGCCAAAAATACAGTTATTCTTTATCAACTTTCCAAAAGATATTATTGTAAATCAAAAAACATTGGCAAAATGGACAACCCATCCTTCATTTAGTTTATAATCAATGAGCCTCGTAATATCTTGTTAAACATCTGAGAGAGTTGATACTACTGGCACTTGTTGATAGCCAAATGCTGGGACAGCATATAAGAACCCCTGCATAATAATATTTAAGGGTACGAGTACCAAGGACTTAAGCTAAAGTGTTCAAGTACATACTTGCACCAGAAGCTGTTCAGCGCAAATCTTTTTTCAAAACGCCACAGGAATCTCTAATATTCACTTGATGTTTACATCTTTTACTTAGAGTGTGAGGCTTGACATAAACTCTATTCTTGCTCATTCCATATTCTACCTACAGGATTTTTTAATTATCTCAATCTGTCCTATTGCCTGGATTAAGATTAATGCTTTTGGGGCTTAATCCAACATTCTTTTGTTTAATGAATGTTTTGCTTACTTCCCGATTGATGTATTCTCATTTTTAGATCCTAAAGTTTTATTAACTAATGTGAAAAAGAAACAAGATTCTTAGTTCTGTTGTTTATCAAACAATAAATTTGACAAGAAAGTGTTAAGTTTGTGATCTTCTTAAAAACCGagctaaaaacaaacaaaacaaatctatcaACCTAGAATATTGCAAACATTTTCAATTACAATTTACTAAATATCTTCCAACCTAAGGGCTATATCAAATATAAAAACTCAGCACAATGAGTAAGGTACCTGACCTTCGTCCTGACGGACTTGCAACCCGGACAGACTTGATTCAGAATTTCCACAATTTCTGAAGTGAAGAAGGGATGAAAAAGATCTATTGGCAATTTAATAATTCCATTATGTCCTGCAAATACATGAGAGCATAACTCGGCACATTTCAGAAACATGGAAAAGGCAATATAAGCATACAACTCAATAAGCGACATTCTTGTACATCTCTGTCCACACCTTCACAGGTTTTTATGTCTTTGGCCCCGCATGTTGTACACTCGGATGACATATTTGGTACCCCCATCTTAGGATCTGTAACATCATTCACGGATTCTACTGAGACAGCGGAGTGCTTTTCCTGAAAACAATATACACAAACATAACACaggaatgttaaaaaaaaaatactcaaacAAC
Coding sequences within:
- the LOC113276228 gene encoding DNA-directed RNA polymerase IV subunit 1-like isoform X3 — protein: MTETSASPYYAQQFTCKYCVKSSTDWYPKMKFKAAGARDYFGKNISEIIVEVTEKIPRKYFNKGLELPMDYWDFIMKDPQQVEADYKSHRRSLTPLQVCNILKDVDPNFVKSVVPKRILLFLSAIPVTPNCGRVVEMANLLTTGQSMIFDDRTKAYKRLVDFKRSANELGSRVADCLSVSKLNSGKSSSNKLDSFNNKFDFSKKKPDSSKTGHQWVKDVMLGKMTDNSFRMVIVGDPRVKLGEIGIPNDIAERLEVTECLNSWNWQKLNMCANSRLLEKGVLIVRRKGKKACVFKTDDLKIGDAVYRPLEEGDLVMINRPPSLHQHSIIALSVKILPTGSVASLNPLICDPLRGDFDGDCLQCYVPQSIDSRVELRELVTLNQQLVNGQNGQSLLSLSHDSLAAAYLLRKDDVYLKKAQIQQLEMFSLHLSPFPAIVKAPTPEVREDKACLHQGPIEQLEMLASHHFRSPAIVKAPNFQISMWTGKQLLSMLMPQDFNFDFPVNGVCISEGEILSSSLESAWLQDTDDSIYSTLVRNYGDKTLDILFSAQEILLEWISMRGFSVSLSDIYLSSNSCSRGNMVEEVSMGLLEATQAFRTKDFLINRTCMENLLRDSEDTHNCETFEVDDDNRLYDLTEINIGAYQDVFRDVQRLVYHYASKENSMLAMVRSGSKGSLLKLVHQSLCLGLQHSSAPLSFRVPSMLSCSTRNHRDVDTPGSHILYAVIENSFLSGLDPLECYVHSVSNRDSSFGENAEIPGTLCRKIMFYMRDLYLAYDGTVRNAYGNQLVQFSYGVSDKVTSTEDEKSCQISTGSDRRCGGEPVGSLAACSISEAAYSALDKPLSSVEDSLLLKLKKLLMSSKTKTAEVQNVTLFLSKKLKRLNYGSEYGAIEVKSHLEKVLFSEVISDTAIVFSEENCQTHLSPWICHFHISKEEMQKKGLNVASISSALEKNCCSNLSKQKFELPVMHLDSRSHCSMAGPETSCIVGTVDIEEGCSNPLAGVRDVMMPFLLGTVIKGFVEVEKVDIVWNDLPRGSRTSSSGELCLRVSMARKFKNLKFWSIIKNACLPIMDLIDWERSYPNSINDVSHAYGIEAAWAHFFRSLKSVTSDIGKSILEEHLLLIADRLSFTGEFLGLTAKGLITQTSTPSPFNQACFSRPLFNFVQAAKDEAKDDLSGTLDAVAWGKKVPIGTGGNFEIIYSQKDYQVDKLDIFNTLSTQPSYKDARKASPTKGDKWGKYSFADGFAIPATPVKSESIPKEVGNASPSENDILDMVFTLQNILYKYPVGHSLNEDEKKTMIYALRYHPRANEKVGSGLREIKVGYHPKYNSRCFNVVRTDGTVEDFSYRKCVFEAAKQTSIHCAESIMKRFKNDNNNTYLVQEHN
- the LOC113276228 gene encoding DNA-directed RNA polymerase IV subunit 1-like isoform X1; translation: MDKDVILEQPTGVLTGIKFSLLTEEDLEKHSAVSVESVNDVTDPKMGVPNMSSECTTCGAKDIKTCEGHNGIIKLPIDLFHPFFTSEIVEILNQVCPGCKSVRTKGPSSMTETSASPYYAQQFTCKYCVKSSTDWYPKMKFKAAGARDYFGKNISEIIVEVTEKIPRKYFNKGLELPMDYWDFIMKDPQQVEADYKSHRRSLTPLQVCNILKDVDPNFVKSVVPKRILLFLSAIPVTPNCGRVVEMANLLTTGQSMIFDDRTKAYKRLVDFKRSANELGSRVADCLSVSKLNSGKSSSNKLDSFNNKFDFSKKKPDSSKTGHQWVKDVMLGKMTDNSFRMVIVGDPRVKLGEIGIPNDIAERLEVTECLNSWNWQKLNMCANSRLLEKGVLIVRRKGKKACVFKTDDLKIGDAVYRPLEEGDLVMINRPPSLHQHSIIALSVKILPTGSVASLNPLICDPLRGDFDGDCLQCYVPQSIDSRVELRELVTLNQQLVNGQNGQSLLSLSHDSLAAAYLLRKDDVYLKKAQIQQLEMFSLHLSPFPAIVKAPTPEVREDKACLHQGPIEQLEMLASHHFRSPAIVKAPNFQISMWTGKQLLSMLMPQDFNFDFPVNGVCISEGEILSSSLESAWLQDTDDSIYSTLVRNYGDKTLDILFSAQEILLEWISMRGFSVSLSDIYLSSNSCSRGNMVEEVSMGLLEATQAFRTKDFLINRTCMENLLRDSEDTHNCETFEVDDDNRLYDLTEINIGAYQDVFRDVQRLVYHYASKENSMLAMVRSGSKGSLLKLVHQSLCLGLQHSSAPLSFRVPSMLSCSTRNHRDVDTPGSHILYAVIENSFLSGLDPLECYVHSVSNRDSSFGENAEIPGTLCRKIMFYMRDLYLAYDGTVRNAYGNQLVQFSYGVSDKVTSTEDEKSCQISTGSDRRCGGEPVGSLAACSISEAAYSALDKPLSSVEDSLLLKLKKLLMSSKTKTAEVQNVTLFLSKKLKRLNYGSEYGAIEVKSHLEKVLFSEVISDTAIVFSEENCQTHLSPWICHFHISKEEMQKKGLNVASISSALEKNCCSNLSKQKFELPVMHLDSRSHCSMAGPETSCIVGTVDIEEGCSNPLAGVRDVMMPFLLGTVIKGFVEVEKVDIVWNDLPRGSRTSSSGELCLRVSMARKFKNLKFWSIIKNACLPIMDLIDWERSYPNSINDVSHAYGIEAAWAHFFRSLKSVTSDIGKSILEEHLLLIADRLSFTGEFLGLTAKGLITQTSTPSPFNQACFSRPLFNFVQAAKDEAKDDLSGTLDAVAWGKKVPIGTGGNFEIIYSQKDYQVDKLDIFNTLSTQPSYKDARKASPTKGDKWGKYSFADGFAIPATPVKSESIPKEVGNASPSENDILDMVFTLQNILYKYPVGHSLNEDEKKTMIYALRYHPRANEKVGSGLREIKVGYHPKYNSRCFNVVRTDGTVEDFSYRKCVFEAAKQTSIHCAESIMKRFKNDNNNTYLVQEHN
- the LOC113276228 gene encoding DNA-directed RNA polymerase IV subunit 1-like isoform X2, with product MDKDVILEQPTGVLTGIKFSLLTEEDLEKHSAVSVESVNDVTDPKMGVPNMSSECTTCGAKDIKTCEGHNGIIKLPIDLFHPFFTSEIVEILNQVCPGCKSVRTKGPSSMTETSASPYYAQQFTCKYCVKSSTDWYPKMKFKAAGARDYFGKNISEIIVEVTEKIPRKYFNKGLELPMDYWDFIMKDPQQVEADYKSHRRSLTPLQVCNILKDVDPNFVKSVVPKRILLFLSAIPVTPNCGRVVEMANLLTTGQSMIFDDRTKAYKRLVDFKRSANELGSRVADCLSVSKLNSGKSSSNKLDSFNNKFDFSKKKPDSSKTGHQWVKDVMLGKMTDNSFRMVIVGDPRVKLGEIGIPNDIAERLEVTECLNSWNWQKLNMCANSRLLEKGVLIVRRKGKKACVFKTDDLKIGDAVYRPLEEGDLVMINRPPSLHQHSIIALSVKILPTGSVASLNPLICDPLRGDFDGDCLQCYVPQSIDSRVELRELVTLNQQLVNGQNGQSLLSLSHDSLAAAYLLRKDDVYLKKAQIQQLEMFSLHLSPFPAIVKAPTPEVREDKACLHQGPIEQLEMLASHHFRSPAIVKAPNFQISMWTGKQLLSMLMPQDFNFDFPVNGVCISEGEILSSSLESAWLQDTDDSIYSTLVRNYGDKTLDILFSAQEILLEWISMRGFSVSLSDIYLSSNSCSRGNMVEEVSMGLLEATQAFRTKDFLINRTCMENLLRDSEDTHNCETFEVDDDNRLYDLTEINIGAYQDVFRDVQRLVYHYASKENSMLAMVRSGSKGSLLKLVHQSLCLGLQHSSAPLSFRVPSMLSCSTRNHRDVDTPGSHILYAVIENSFLSGLDPLECYVHSVSNRDSSFGENAEIPGTLCRKIMFYMRDLYLAYDGTVRNAYGNQLVQFSYGVSDKVTSTEDEKSCQISTGSDRRCGGEPVGSLAACSISEAAYSALDKPLSSVEDSLLLKLKKLLMSSKTKTAEVQNVTLFLSKKLKRLNYGSEYGAIEVKSHLEKVLFSEVISDTAIVFSEENCQTHLSPWICHFHISKEEMQKKGLNVASISSALEKNCCSNLSKQKFELPVMHLDSRSHCSMAGPETSCIVGTVDIEEGCSNPLAGVRDVMMPFLLGTVIKGFVEVEKVDIVWNDLPRGSRTSSSGELCLRVSMARKFKNLKFWSIIKNACLPIMDLIDWERSYPNSINDVSHAYGIEAAWAHFFRSLKSVTSDIGKSILEEHLLLIADRLSFTGEFLGLTAKGLITQTSTPSPFNQACFSRPLFNFVQAAKDEAKDDLSGTLDAVAWGKKVPIGTGGNFEIIYSQKDYQVDKLDIFNTLSTQPSYKDARKASPTKGDKWGKYSFADGFAIPATPVKSESIPKEVGNASPSENDILDMVFTLQNILYNIFFPFFIFAGIRLVIL